A stretch of DNA from Chloracidobacterium sp.:
ACCGCCTGAGCAACCTGGGGATTGCCCAAGTAAATCCAGCGCAAAACTTGCGCGTGAATCGCACGCCCGCAGTAGGCTGGCAGCTCGCCTTTTTCAGTCGCCACTAGCTCAAACACGATGGCATGTAACGCCGTAGATTTACGAGTAACTGGCTCCATAACACACTCCTCGAGGCAAACAGGTG
This window harbors:
- a CDS encoding CRISPR-associated protein Cas5, with the protein product MEPVTRKSTALHAIVFELVATEKGELPAYCGRAIHAQVLRWIYLGNPQVAQAVHDGPESPISVSDLLTKKRDGRVVRSGDVCFFRLGILDADILEPLMLGL